One Benincasa hispida cultivar B227 chromosome 5, ASM972705v1, whole genome shotgun sequence genomic window carries:
- the LOC120077241 gene encoding uncharacterized protein LOC120077241: protein MGISSAISMERNSPVWEKRELRPRYIEPYEIVERVGSTAYRLQLSMEVARIHDIFHVSMLRKYMPDPIHILATRPVQLKKDLSYEEEAIKILDRKDQVFRIKTIPLVKVLWRNRGIEEATWEPEKQMRKRYPQLFK from the coding sequence ATGGGTATTTCTTCAGCTATTTCCATGGAAAGAAATTCTCCGGTTTGGGAGAAAAGGGAATTAAGACCACGATACATCGAACCATATGAAATTGTGGAACGAGTTGGTTCAACAGCTTATAGGTTGCAGTTATCGATGGAGGTAGCTCGTATTCACGACATATTTCATGTGTCAATGCTAAGGAAATACATGCCTGATCCTATTCACATACTAGCAACACGACCGGTACAGCTCAAAAAAGATTTATCTTACGAGGAAGAGGCCATCAAGATTTTGGATAGGAAAGATCAGGTATTCAGAATTAAGACGATTCCTTTGGTGAAGGTGTTATGGCGTAATCGTGGGATCGAGGAAGCAACCTGGGAACCTGAAAAGCAAATGAGGAAGAGATAccctcaacttttcaaatga